In a single window of the Papaver somniferum cultivar HN1 chromosome 8, ASM357369v1, whole genome shotgun sequence genome:
- the LOC113301332 gene encoding uncharacterized protein LOC113301332 isoform X2, with protein MVATTRRKSKITKKNAAEESEHIEEGKPSIQKLQDLQDELDEVKDEANEKILKLEHKYKEKWRSVYHKRKKLISSIPDFWLTAFLNHPGLGDLITEDDRKVFKYLKSLDVEEFKNVKSAYSITFNFSPNPYFEDANLSKTFSFSDEGMAIKITGTKIKWKEGMDIANGVNREKKGSKRPFVEESFFTWFNEARQEFPEGIHDEVAEIIKGDLWPNPLKYFNNVSDEDGSEGEKEDEKDSDGEKNGDEEFEVAGDGEKNLDNHISNSLDVGTDLMQSHENELSFTVDVGHVFQTEQVFDSRDHIIQWCQEVGKQNKIVVVIIKSQKPIAGKKARLTLGCERGGFFRNHKKKSEQLKEKPRQRKRVTGTKKCGCPFALKGVWSPGDKWKLEVQCGRHNHELAVGNSYVGRLKEDERQLLIEMTKSGLRPRQVLKTIKQTSEGNMSTMRTIYNARSRLRLGDMERRSAMQQVMKLLSEHHYVEWHRMDTETNEVKDILWAHPESLQLAKCFPSVLLVDCTYKTKRYRMPLFEIVGVTSTCKTFTVAFGIMEAGTEAHYSWALSCLRTIYDAESLPSVFVTEKESALIRGISDIFPQASQLLCTYHISKDVASNCKKHFQNSEELDIFLKDWNEITQAKTHIDFYDGFAEFERKWVNYPACLRYLRETWLEQKEHFVYSWTNEVKHFGYTTTNRAKKAHSELKQHLRSSKRNYTSCWMAMHRMIIGEIIAVKASFEKSLSTLQPSYSSPAFNELRGLVSHHALDLLVMELSWDSEVDINGSDCRCAISSTHGLPCVHKIVGFAQEGRPIPLSEIDPHWRTLTAIPTTKRHSDSDYLPDWDLFKQKWETSTEEERQGMWRKLKHIVTPTLIMTEEPSPFDCLEDQIVQPTLDATEKSSDCGSLEEQTTQNPVDSDHMEDQIVTPVLTTAEEPSNCVALDVVIPNSTKVHESDDCETHGGSNCYSYLVNCGRAL; from the exons ATGGTTGCAACAACAAGAAGGAAGTCTAAGATTACAAAGAAAAATGCAGCAGAAGAATCAGAACACATTGAAGAAGGAAAACCTTCTATTCAGAAGTTACAAGACCTTCAAGATGAACTTGACGAG GTCAAGGATGAGGCAAATGAAAAGATATTGAAATTGGAGCATAAGTATAAAGAGAAATGGAGGTCTGTATATCATAAAAGGAAGAAGCTAATCTCTTCGATTCCTGATTTCTGGTTAACTGCG TTTTTGAATCATCCTGGACTTGGTGATCTCATAACTGAAGATGATCGGAAG GTTTTCAAGTACCTAAAGTCACTGGACGTTGAAGAATTTAAAAACGTGAAGTCCGCATACTCGATAACCTTT AACTTTAGCCCGAACCCGTACTTTGAAGATGCAAACCTCTCAAAGACATTCTCATTCTCTGATGAAGGGATGGCTATTAAGATAACTGGTACAAAAATCAAGTGGAAGGAGGGCATG GACATTGCTAATGGAGTTAATCGTGAGAAAAAAGGGAGCAAACGTCCCTTTGTCGAAGAAag CTTTTTTACCTGGTTCAATGAGGCCAGACAAGAATTTCCGGAAGGGATTCATGATGAG GTGGCAGAGATAATAAAAGGGGATTTATGGCCCAATCCTCTTAAATATTTTAACAAT GTGTCTGATGAAGATGGTTCTGAGGGAGAAAAAGAAGATGAGAAAGATTCTGATGGAGAGAAAAATGGTGATGAGGAGTTTGAGGTAGCTGGAGATGGTGAAAAG AATTTGGATAATCATATCAGTAACAGCTTAGACGTGGGTACTGATTTGATGCAAAGTCATGAGAATGAGCTATCATTCACTGTGGATGTGGGACATGTTTTCCAAACTGAGCAG GTGTTTGATTCACGAGATCATATTATCCAGTGGTGTCAGGAGGTCGGTAAGCAAAATAAGATAGTGGTTGTGATTATTAAATCTCAAAAACCAATTGCAGGTAAAAAAGCCAGACTCACACTTGGGTGTGAGAGGGGAGGTTTTTTTCGCAACCACAAGAAGAAGTCGGAACAACTTAAGGAGAAACCACGACAGAGGAAAAGAGTAACTGGGACAAAGAAGTGTGGATGTCCCTTTGCCTTAAAAGGAGTATGGTCTCCAGGTGATAAATGGAAGCTTGAGGTTCAGTGTGGGAGACACAACCACGAGCTTGCTGTTGGGAATTCTTATGTTGGCAGGCTAAAGGAAGATGAGAGACAATTACTTATTGAAATGACAAAGAGTGGGCTCCGACCGAGACAAGTGCTTaaaacaatcaaacaaacaagcGAAGGTAACATGTCGACTATGAGAACTATTTACAATGCGAGGTCACGTTTGAGGTTAGGCGATATGGAAAGAAGGTCTGCGATGCAGCAGGTTATGAAACTCTTGTCAGAACATCATTATGTGGAATGGCATAGGATGGATACAGAGACAAATGAAGTAAAAGACATATTATGGGCCCACCCTGAATCCCTTCAATTAGCGAAGTGCTTTCCTTCTGTTTTATTGGTTGACTGCACATATAAAACAAAGCGATACCGAATGCCGTTATTCGAGATTGTAGGGGTTACATCAACGTGCAAGACATTCACCGTCGCATTTGGGATTATGGAGGCTGGGACAGAAGCGCACTACTCATGGGCCTTATCTTGTCTTAGGACGATTTATGATGCAGAGTCTTTGCCCTCTGTATTTGTGACAGAGAAAGAGAGTGCACTGATTAGGGGAATAAGTGATATCTTTCCACAAGCCAGCCAACTACTTTGCACTTACCACATTTCCAAGGATGTGGCATCAAATTGTAAGAAACATTTTCAGAACAGTGAAGAATTGGACATATTTTTGAAGGACTGGAATGAAATAACACAAGCGAAGACGCATATTGACTTCTATGACGGTTTTGCAGAATTTGAACGTAAATGGGTCAATTATCCTGCTTGCTTAAGATATCTGCGGGAAACATGGTTAGAACAGAAAGAGCATTTTGTATATTCATGGACCAATGAAGTTAAGCATTTTGGATACACAACCACAAATAGAGCCAAGAAAGCACATTCAGAATTAAAACAACACCTGAGATCATCAAAACGCAACTATACATCATGTTGGATGGCGATGCACAGGATGATAATTGGGGAAATAATAGCAGTGAAGGcctcatttgagaaaagtttgtCTACACTACAACCTTCTTATAGTTCACCTGCATTTAATGAGTTAAGGGGTCTTGTTTCTCACCATGCTCTCGATCTATTGGTCATGGAGCTCTCATGGGATAGCGAAGTTGACATTAATGGTTCAGATTGTCGATGTGCAATTAGTTCTACACATGGACTGCCTTGTGTTCACAAGATAGTCGGATTTGCTCAAGAGGGTCGACCTATTCCTTTGTCTGAGATTGACCCACATTGGAGGACACTCACGGCAATCCCTACCACAAAGCGACACAGTGATTCAGATTACCTCCCTGATTGGGATCTTTTCAAACAGAAATGGGAGACTTCGACCGAAGAAGAACGCCAAGGAATGTGGAGGAAGCTAAAGCATATCGTTACTCCCACTTTGATAATGACAGAAGAGCCCAGTCCCTTTGATTGCTTGGAGGATCAGATCGTGCAGCCCACCTTAGACGCCACAGAAAAATCCAGTGATTGCGGATCCTTGGAAGAACAAACCACACAGAACCCTGTTGATAGTGATCACATGGAAGATCAAATTGTTACACCTGTGTTGACTACCGCGGAAGAACCCAGTAATTGTGTAGCCTTGGACGTTGTTATTCCCAATTCGACAAAGGTGCACGAATCCGATGATTGTGAAACACATGGAGGATCCAACTGTTACTCTTACCTTGTCAATTGCGGAAGAGCCCTCTAA
- the LOC113301332 gene encoding uncharacterized protein LOC113301332 isoform X1, with translation MVATTRRKSKITKKNAAEESEHIEEGKPSIQKLQDLQDELDEVKDEANEKILKLEHKYKEKWRSVYHKRKKLISSIPDFWLTAFLNHPGLGDLITEDDRKVFKYLKSLDVEEFKNVKSAYSITFNFSPNPYFEDANLSKTFSFSDEGMAIKITGTKIKWKEGMDIANGVNREKKGSKRPFVEESFFTWFNEARQEFPEGIHDEVAEIIKGDLWPNPLKYFNNVSDEDGSEGEKEDEKDSDGEKNGDEEFEVAGDGEKVSDGDGSEGEEEDEKDSDGEKNGDEEFEVAGDGEKNLDNHISNSLDVGTDLMQSHENELSFTVDVGHVFQTEQVFDSRDHIIQWCQEVGKQNKIVVVIIKSQKPIAGKKARLTLGCERGGFFRNHKKKSEQLKEKPRQRKRVTGTKKCGCPFALKGVWSPGDKWKLEVQCGRHNHELAVGNSYVGRLKEDERQLLIEMTKSGLRPRQVLKTIKQTSEGNMSTMRTIYNARSRLRLGDMERRSAMQQVMKLLSEHHYVEWHRMDTETNEVKDILWAHPESLQLAKCFPSVLLVDCTYKTKRYRMPLFEIVGVTSTCKTFTVAFGIMEAGTEAHYSWALSCLRTIYDAESLPSVFVTEKESALIRGISDIFPQASQLLCTYHISKDVASNCKKHFQNSEELDIFLKDWNEITQAKTHIDFYDGFAEFERKWVNYPACLRYLRETWLEQKEHFVYSWTNEVKHFGYTTTNRAKKAHSELKQHLRSSKRNYTSCWMAMHRMIIGEIIAVKASFEKSLSTLQPSYSSPAFNELRGLVSHHALDLLVMELSWDSEVDINGSDCRCAISSTHGLPCVHKIVGFAQEGRPIPLSEIDPHWRTLTAIPTTKRHSDSDYLPDWDLFKQKWETSTEEERQGMWRKLKHIVTPTLIMTEEPSPFDCLEDQIVQPTLDATEKSSDCGSLEEQTTQNPVDSDHMEDQIVTPVLTTAEEPSNCVALDVVIPNSTKVHESDDCETHGGSNCYSYLVNCGRAL, from the exons ATGGTTGCAACAACAAGAAGGAAGTCTAAGATTACAAAGAAAAATGCAGCAGAAGAATCAGAACACATTGAAGAAGGAAAACCTTCTATTCAGAAGTTACAAGACCTTCAAGATGAACTTGACGAG GTCAAGGATGAGGCAAATGAAAAGATATTGAAATTGGAGCATAAGTATAAAGAGAAATGGAGGTCTGTATATCATAAAAGGAAGAAGCTAATCTCTTCGATTCCTGATTTCTGGTTAACTGCG TTTTTGAATCATCCTGGACTTGGTGATCTCATAACTGAAGATGATCGGAAG GTTTTCAAGTACCTAAAGTCACTGGACGTTGAAGAATTTAAAAACGTGAAGTCCGCATACTCGATAACCTTT AACTTTAGCCCGAACCCGTACTTTGAAGATGCAAACCTCTCAAAGACATTCTCATTCTCTGATGAAGGGATGGCTATTAAGATAACTGGTACAAAAATCAAGTGGAAGGAGGGCATG GACATTGCTAATGGAGTTAATCGTGAGAAAAAAGGGAGCAAACGTCCCTTTGTCGAAGAAag CTTTTTTACCTGGTTCAATGAGGCCAGACAAGAATTTCCGGAAGGGATTCATGATGAG GTGGCAGAGATAATAAAAGGGGATTTATGGCCCAATCCTCTTAAATATTTTAACAAT GTGTCTGATGAAGATGGTTCTGAGGGAGAAAAAGAAGATGAGAAAGATTCTGATGGAGAGAAAAATGGTGATGAGGAGTTTGAGGTAGCTGGAGATGGTGAAAAG GTGTCTGATGGAGATGGTtctgagggagaagaagaagatgagaaagatTCTGATGGAGAGAAAAATGGTGATGAGGAGTTTGAGGTAGCTGGAGATGGTGAAAAG AATTTGGATAATCATATCAGTAACAGCTTAGACGTGGGTACTGATTTGATGCAAAGTCATGAGAATGAGCTATCATTCACTGTGGATGTGGGACATGTTTTCCAAACTGAGCAG GTGTTTGATTCACGAGATCATATTATCCAGTGGTGTCAGGAGGTCGGTAAGCAAAATAAGATAGTGGTTGTGATTATTAAATCTCAAAAACCAATTGCAGGTAAAAAAGCCAGACTCACACTTGGGTGTGAGAGGGGAGGTTTTTTTCGCAACCACAAGAAGAAGTCGGAACAACTTAAGGAGAAACCACGACAGAGGAAAAGAGTAACTGGGACAAAGAAGTGTGGATGTCCCTTTGCCTTAAAAGGAGTATGGTCTCCAGGTGATAAATGGAAGCTTGAGGTTCAGTGTGGGAGACACAACCACGAGCTTGCTGTTGGGAATTCTTATGTTGGCAGGCTAAAGGAAGATGAGAGACAATTACTTATTGAAATGACAAAGAGTGGGCTCCGACCGAGACAAGTGCTTaaaacaatcaaacaaacaagcGAAGGTAACATGTCGACTATGAGAACTATTTACAATGCGAGGTCACGTTTGAGGTTAGGCGATATGGAAAGAAGGTCTGCGATGCAGCAGGTTATGAAACTCTTGTCAGAACATCATTATGTGGAATGGCATAGGATGGATACAGAGACAAATGAAGTAAAAGACATATTATGGGCCCACCCTGAATCCCTTCAATTAGCGAAGTGCTTTCCTTCTGTTTTATTGGTTGACTGCACATATAAAACAAAGCGATACCGAATGCCGTTATTCGAGATTGTAGGGGTTACATCAACGTGCAAGACATTCACCGTCGCATTTGGGATTATGGAGGCTGGGACAGAAGCGCACTACTCATGGGCCTTATCTTGTCTTAGGACGATTTATGATGCAGAGTCTTTGCCCTCTGTATTTGTGACAGAGAAAGAGAGTGCACTGATTAGGGGAATAAGTGATATCTTTCCACAAGCCAGCCAACTACTTTGCACTTACCACATTTCCAAGGATGTGGCATCAAATTGTAAGAAACATTTTCAGAACAGTGAAGAATTGGACATATTTTTGAAGGACTGGAATGAAATAACACAAGCGAAGACGCATATTGACTTCTATGACGGTTTTGCAGAATTTGAACGTAAATGGGTCAATTATCCTGCTTGCTTAAGATATCTGCGGGAAACATGGTTAGAACAGAAAGAGCATTTTGTATATTCATGGACCAATGAAGTTAAGCATTTTGGATACACAACCACAAATAGAGCCAAGAAAGCACATTCAGAATTAAAACAACACCTGAGATCATCAAAACGCAACTATACATCATGTTGGATGGCGATGCACAGGATGATAATTGGGGAAATAATAGCAGTGAAGGcctcatttgagaaaagtttgtCTACACTACAACCTTCTTATAGTTCACCTGCATTTAATGAGTTAAGGGGTCTTGTTTCTCACCATGCTCTCGATCTATTGGTCATGGAGCTCTCATGGGATAGCGAAGTTGACATTAATGGTTCAGATTGTCGATGTGCAATTAGTTCTACACATGGACTGCCTTGTGTTCACAAGATAGTCGGATTTGCTCAAGAGGGTCGACCTATTCCTTTGTCTGAGATTGACCCACATTGGAGGACACTCACGGCAATCCCTACCACAAAGCGACACAGTGATTCAGATTACCTCCCTGATTGGGATCTTTTCAAACAGAAATGGGAGACTTCGACCGAAGAAGAACGCCAAGGAATGTGGAGGAAGCTAAAGCATATCGTTACTCCCACTTTGATAATGACAGAAGAGCCCAGTCCCTTTGATTGCTTGGAGGATCAGATCGTGCAGCCCACCTTAGACGCCACAGAAAAATCCAGTGATTGCGGATCCTTGGAAGAACAAACCACACAGAACCCTGTTGATAGTGATCACATGGAAGATCAAATTGTTACACCTGTGTTGACTACCGCGGAAGAACCCAGTAATTGTGTAGCCTTGGACGTTGTTATTCCCAATTCGACAAAGGTGCACGAATCCGATGATTGTGAAACACATGGAGGATCCAACTGTTACTCTTACCTTGTCAATTGCGGAAGAGCCCTCTAA
- the LOC113301332 gene encoding protein FAR-RED ELONGATED HYPOCOTYL 3-like isoform X3, which produces MEFLNHPGLGDLITEDDRKVFKYLKSLDVEEFKNVKSAYSITFNFSPNPYFEDANLSKTFSFSDEGMAIKITGTKIKWKEGMDIANGVNREKKGSKRPFVEESFFTWFNEARQEFPEGIHDEVAEIIKGDLWPNPLKYFNNVSDEDGSEGEKEDEKDSDGEKNGDEEFEVAGDGEKVSDGDGSEGEEEDEKDSDGEKNGDEEFEVAGDGEKNLDNHISNSLDVGTDLMQSHENELSFTVDVGHVFQTEQVFDSRDHIIQWCQEVGKQNKIVVVIIKSQKPIAGKKARLTLGCERGGFFRNHKKKSEQLKEKPRQRKRVTGTKKCGCPFALKGVWSPGDKWKLEVQCGRHNHELAVGNSYVGRLKEDERQLLIEMTKSGLRPRQVLKTIKQTSEGNMSTMRTIYNARSRLRLGDMERRSAMQQVMKLLSEHHYVEWHRMDTETNEVKDILWAHPESLQLAKCFPSVLLVDCTYKTKRYRMPLFEIVGVTSTCKTFTVAFGIMEAGTEAHYSWALSCLRTIYDAESLPSVFVTEKESALIRGISDIFPQASQLLCTYHISKDVASNCKKHFQNSEELDIFLKDWNEITQAKTHIDFYDGFAEFERKWVNYPACLRYLRETWLEQKEHFVYSWTNEVKHFGYTTTNRAKKAHSELKQHLRSSKRNYTSCWMAMHRMIIGEIIAVKASFEKSLSTLQPSYSSPAFNELRGLVSHHALDLLVMELSWDSEVDINGSDCRCAISSTHGLPCVHKIVGFAQEGRPIPLSEIDPHWRTLTAIPTTKRHSDSDYLPDWDLFKQKWETSTEEERQGMWRKLKHIVTPTLIMTEEPSPFDCLEDQIVQPTLDATEKSSDCGSLEEQTTQNPVDSDHMEDQIVTPVLTTAEEPSNCVALDVVIPNSTKVHESDDCETHGGSNCYSYLVNCGRAL; this is translated from the exons ATGGAG TTTTTGAATCATCCTGGACTTGGTGATCTCATAACTGAAGATGATCGGAAG GTTTTCAAGTACCTAAAGTCACTGGACGTTGAAGAATTTAAAAACGTGAAGTCCGCATACTCGATAACCTTT AACTTTAGCCCGAACCCGTACTTTGAAGATGCAAACCTCTCAAAGACATTCTCATTCTCTGATGAAGGGATGGCTATTAAGATAACTGGTACAAAAATCAAGTGGAAGGAGGGCATG GACATTGCTAATGGAGTTAATCGTGAGAAAAAAGGGAGCAAACGTCCCTTTGTCGAAGAAag CTTTTTTACCTGGTTCAATGAGGCCAGACAAGAATTTCCGGAAGGGATTCATGATGAG GTGGCAGAGATAATAAAAGGGGATTTATGGCCCAATCCTCTTAAATATTTTAACAAT GTGTCTGATGAAGATGGTTCTGAGGGAGAAAAAGAAGATGAGAAAGATTCTGATGGAGAGAAAAATGGTGATGAGGAGTTTGAGGTAGCTGGAGATGGTGAAAAG GTGTCTGATGGAGATGGTtctgagggagaagaagaagatgagaaagatTCTGATGGAGAGAAAAATGGTGATGAGGAGTTTGAGGTAGCTGGAGATGGTGAAAAG AATTTGGATAATCATATCAGTAACAGCTTAGACGTGGGTACTGATTTGATGCAAAGTCATGAGAATGAGCTATCATTCACTGTGGATGTGGGACATGTTTTCCAAACTGAGCAG GTGTTTGATTCACGAGATCATATTATCCAGTGGTGTCAGGAGGTCGGTAAGCAAAATAAGATAGTGGTTGTGATTATTAAATCTCAAAAACCAATTGCAGGTAAAAAAGCCAGACTCACACTTGGGTGTGAGAGGGGAGGTTTTTTTCGCAACCACAAGAAGAAGTCGGAACAACTTAAGGAGAAACCACGACAGAGGAAAAGAGTAACTGGGACAAAGAAGTGTGGATGTCCCTTTGCCTTAAAAGGAGTATGGTCTCCAGGTGATAAATGGAAGCTTGAGGTTCAGTGTGGGAGACACAACCACGAGCTTGCTGTTGGGAATTCTTATGTTGGCAGGCTAAAGGAAGATGAGAGACAATTACTTATTGAAATGACAAAGAGTGGGCTCCGACCGAGACAAGTGCTTaaaacaatcaaacaaacaagcGAAGGTAACATGTCGACTATGAGAACTATTTACAATGCGAGGTCACGTTTGAGGTTAGGCGATATGGAAAGAAGGTCTGCGATGCAGCAGGTTATGAAACTCTTGTCAGAACATCATTATGTGGAATGGCATAGGATGGATACAGAGACAAATGAAGTAAAAGACATATTATGGGCCCACCCTGAATCCCTTCAATTAGCGAAGTGCTTTCCTTCTGTTTTATTGGTTGACTGCACATATAAAACAAAGCGATACCGAATGCCGTTATTCGAGATTGTAGGGGTTACATCAACGTGCAAGACATTCACCGTCGCATTTGGGATTATGGAGGCTGGGACAGAAGCGCACTACTCATGGGCCTTATCTTGTCTTAGGACGATTTATGATGCAGAGTCTTTGCCCTCTGTATTTGTGACAGAGAAAGAGAGTGCACTGATTAGGGGAATAAGTGATATCTTTCCACAAGCCAGCCAACTACTTTGCACTTACCACATTTCCAAGGATGTGGCATCAAATTGTAAGAAACATTTTCAGAACAGTGAAGAATTGGACATATTTTTGAAGGACTGGAATGAAATAACACAAGCGAAGACGCATATTGACTTCTATGACGGTTTTGCAGAATTTGAACGTAAATGGGTCAATTATCCTGCTTGCTTAAGATATCTGCGGGAAACATGGTTAGAACAGAAAGAGCATTTTGTATATTCATGGACCAATGAAGTTAAGCATTTTGGATACACAACCACAAATAGAGCCAAGAAAGCACATTCAGAATTAAAACAACACCTGAGATCATCAAAACGCAACTATACATCATGTTGGATGGCGATGCACAGGATGATAATTGGGGAAATAATAGCAGTGAAGGcctcatttgagaaaagtttgtCTACACTACAACCTTCTTATAGTTCACCTGCATTTAATGAGTTAAGGGGTCTTGTTTCTCACCATGCTCTCGATCTATTGGTCATGGAGCTCTCATGGGATAGCGAAGTTGACATTAATGGTTCAGATTGTCGATGTGCAATTAGTTCTACACATGGACTGCCTTGTGTTCACAAGATAGTCGGATTTGCTCAAGAGGGTCGACCTATTCCTTTGTCTGAGATTGACCCACATTGGAGGACACTCACGGCAATCCCTACCACAAAGCGACACAGTGATTCAGATTACCTCCCTGATTGGGATCTTTTCAAACAGAAATGGGAGACTTCGACCGAAGAAGAACGCCAAGGAATGTGGAGGAAGCTAAAGCATATCGTTACTCCCACTTTGATAATGACAGAAGAGCCCAGTCCCTTTGATTGCTTGGAGGATCAGATCGTGCAGCCCACCTTAGACGCCACAGAAAAATCCAGTGATTGCGGATCCTTGGAAGAACAAACCACACAGAACCCTGTTGATAGTGATCACATGGAAGATCAAATTGTTACACCTGTGTTGACTACCGCGGAAGAACCCAGTAATTGTGTAGCCTTGGACGTTGTTATTCCCAATTCGACAAAGGTGCACGAATCCGATGATTGTGAAACACATGGAGGATCCAACTGTTACTCTTACCTTGTCAATTGCGGAAGAGCCCTCTAA